A single Cupriavidus sp. EM10 DNA region contains:
- a CDS encoding tyrosine-type recombinase/integrase encodes MNPADWIDTGAVPPRPLPAKVDAALAYLAEALGHPVYAHWTLTRIKRRYGSLADAKAAQPTVLKLLLTHDGAVEYWERGRLRTAPADQAPSPDAILARLLHTHRRRFRSAGASANAVAVPATAQTTGLVANPWLAAHSHADHEWLARTGRFAQPQTAANTLGAVDDAQALALFLRDRTGRSSHTLRAYGAELRRLMRWCGTHGFGPLSDLTRQQLLAYRHTLEHGSPGTADTSPPLSEATRTRALAVVASLYGYWYSTGYLHANPAAGLSAGSRARSGFVPTRLIPSALLDACDAWLDANSAGDLLPALRQRAIWALYRYAGVRLAELAWSAETALPRLEAEAPGRWTLYVCGKGRKVRAIPLPAQCMVVLRAYRRARGLPPEPSAHETLPVIHGSKGEALQQTGLYREIKAIFAVVADGLQAREPAQAMLLRAASPHWLRHAYARTLVVDHQVPLPAAQALLGHASVQTTAAYAKTDLTQLRAFVDATFADDVP; translated from the coding sequence ATGAATCCGGCCGACTGGATCGATACGGGCGCGGTGCCGCCGCGCCCCTTGCCGGCCAAGGTAGACGCGGCGCTCGCCTACCTCGCCGAGGCGCTCGGGCACCCGGTCTACGCGCACTGGACCCTGACGCGCATCAAGCGCCGCTACGGATCGCTCGCGGACGCCAAGGCGGCGCAGCCGACGGTCCTCAAGTTGCTGCTGACCCACGACGGGGCGGTCGAGTACTGGGAGCGCGGGCGTCTGCGCACCGCGCCGGCGGATCAGGCGCCGAGCCCGGACGCGATCCTCGCTCGGCTGCTGCACACGCACCGGCGTCGCTTCCGGTCCGCCGGCGCCTCGGCGAACGCAGTGGCAGTGCCGGCGACCGCGCAGACAACGGGGCTGGTGGCAAATCCGTGGTTGGCTGCGCACAGTCACGCAGATCACGAGTGGCTTGCGCGCACCGGCCGCTTTGCCCAGCCTCAAACCGCGGCCAACACGCTGGGCGCCGTCGACGACGCGCAGGCGCTGGCGCTTTTTCTGCGCGACCGGACTGGCCGATCGTCCCACACGCTACGCGCCTATGGGGCCGAGCTGCGTCGGCTGATGCGCTGGTGCGGCACGCATGGCTTCGGGCCTTTGTCGGACCTGACGCGCCAGCAACTGCTCGCCTACCGGCACACGTTGGAGCACGGCTCGCCCGGCACCGCGGACACCTCGCCGCCCCTGTCCGAAGCGACCCGCACGCGCGCACTCGCGGTGGTAGCCAGCCTCTACGGGTACTGGTACTCCACCGGCTACCTGCATGCCAACCCGGCCGCCGGACTGTCCGCCGGCAGCCGCGCACGAAGCGGCTTTGTGCCGACGCGGCTGATCCCGTCGGCACTGCTGGACGCGTGCGATGCCTGGCTTGACGCAAACAGTGCCGGCGATTTGTTGCCGGCGCTTCGCCAGCGTGCGATTTGGGCGCTGTATCGCTATGCCGGCGTGCGCCTGGCGGAACTGGCCTGGTCGGCCGAGACTGCACTGCCCCGACTGGAGGCCGAGGCGCCTGGGCGGTGGACGCTCTATGTCTGCGGCAAGGGGCGCAAGGTACGAGCCATCCCGCTGCCGGCCCAGTGCATGGTCGTGCTGCGGGCCTATCGGCGTGCCCGCGGCCTGCCACCCGAGCCATCGGCGCACGAAACATTGCCCGTGATCCACGGCAGCAAGGGGGAAGCGCTGCAGCAGACGGGGCTCTATCGGGAGATCAAGGCGATCTTCGCTGTCGTGGCCGATGGTCTGCAGGCGCGCGAGCCGGCACAGGCGATGCTGCTGCGCGCCGCGTCGCCTCACTGGCTGCGCCATGCCTACGCACGTACGCTGGTGGTCGACCACCAGGTGCCGCTGCCGGCCGCCCAGGCGCTGCTTGGCCACGCCTCCGTACAGACCACGGCAGCCTACGCCAAGACCGACCTGACGCAATTGCGTGCCTTCGTCGATGCCACGTTCGCTGATGATGTGCCGTAG
- a CDS encoding chromate resistance protein ChrB domain-containing protein: MNALPSSPETAWLLLVVSLPTSASTARMRFWRGIKALGATALRDGAYLLPNLPGLRAPLQTLATDAASEDGKVWMLSVQAADDQQEAEYRALFDRSTEYAEWMVELSSARSTLSDSDEAELLRVARRHGRGIDAIRKVDFFPNEASARAELQWRDFNAAIDILLSPGEPHGVAGNIPRRDPTQYQGRQWATRQHLWVDRVACAWLIRRFIDPHATFLWLEDVRQCPDDALGFDFDGATFTHIGDRVSFEVLLASFGLDEDKGLARLGQMIHVLDVGGTPVAEASGFEAVLAGARERLPNDDALLDEVGYVLDSLYTHFSSPRKR, encoded by the coding sequence ATGAACGCTCTCCCATCCTCTCCCGAGACTGCCTGGCTACTGCTCGTCGTTAGCTTGCCAACATCCGCCTCCACTGCGCGCATGCGATTCTGGCGCGGGATCAAGGCGCTTGGCGCCACAGCACTGCGGGACGGGGCCTATCTACTCCCCAATCTGCCAGGACTGCGGGCACCTTTGCAGACACTGGCAACCGATGCGGCCAGTGAGGATGGCAAGGTCTGGATGCTGTCCGTACAGGCCGCTGACGACCAGCAGGAGGCGGAGTATCGCGCGTTGTTCGACCGGTCCACCGAATATGCCGAATGGATGGTCGAACTCTCCAGCGCCCGCTCAACATTGTCCGATTCGGACGAGGCGGAGCTGCTGCGCGTGGCACGCCGGCACGGTCGAGGGATCGACGCTATCCGCAAGGTCGATTTTTTCCCTAACGAGGCGTCCGCCCGTGCCGAATTGCAGTGGCGCGACTTCAATGCAGCGATCGACATCTTGCTTTCGCCCGGCGAGCCGCACGGAGTAGCCGGCAACATTCCGCGACGTGACCCGACCCAGTATCAGGGGCGCCAGTGGGCGACCCGCCAGCATCTATGGGTAGACCGTGTCGCCTGCGCTTGGTTGATCCGGCGCTTTATCGATCCCCATGCCACTTTTCTCTGGCTCGAAGATGTCCGTCAGTGCCCTGACGACGCACTTGGATTCGACTTCGATGGCGCGACGTTCACACACATTGGCGACCGCGTTTCGTTTGAGGTGCTGCTCGCCAGCTTCGGACTAGACGAAGACAAAGGGCTCGCCCGCCTCGGCCAGATGATCCATGTTCTGGATGTCGGCGGCACACCGGTTGCCGAAGCCAGTGGCTTTGAGGCAGTGCTGGCAGGCGCCCGGGAACGCCTCCCTAACGACGACGCACTGCTGGATGAAGTCGGCTATGTCCTCGACTCGCTGTACACGCATTTCTCAAGCCCGCGCAAACGCTAG
- the chrE gene encoding rhodanese family chromate resistance protein ChrE translates to MPNATSSLELAAALHGLNAPQLIDVRRKPAFDASEQMIAGAAWRNPDELGNWIATLDANRPVTVYCVHGHQVSQDCAALLEAVGFDATYLVGGFEDWIAGNHPTIRKPLRIEP, encoded by the coding sequence ATGCCTAACGCCACATCTTCCTTGGAACTCGCGGCTGCCTTGCACGGATTAAACGCCCCGCAGTTGATCGACGTCCGGCGTAAGCCTGCGTTCGATGCGAGTGAACAAATGATTGCGGGGGCTGCCTGGCGCAATCCGGACGAACTTGGCAACTGGATCGCCACGCTTGATGCGAATCGCCCGGTTACCGTCTATTGCGTCCACGGCCACCAGGTCAGCCAGGACTGCGCAGCGCTACTCGAGGCCGTTGGCTTCGACGCGACGTATCTGGTTGGTGGATTCGAAGACTGGATCGCAGGTAATCACCCGACGATTCGGAAACCATTACGGATAGAGCCATGA
- a CDS encoding chromate resistance protein ChrB domain-containing protein: MKWITRERPKIDRIACPWLIARFVDDAPDFLYVPSGDVVRIANETGAIPYDIPGVELTHVGELCSFDAFLEKYKLGENPALQQLASIVRGADTSRLDLTPQSSGLYAISLGLSHVFTNDHEMLAQGMVMYDALYAWCQSC; the protein is encoded by the coding sequence ATGAAATGGATCACACGTGAACGGCCAAAGATCGATCGTATTGCCTGCCCATGGCTGATCGCCCGATTTGTCGATGACGCGCCCGACTTCCTGTATGTACCGTCGGGCGACGTGGTTCGCATCGCCAACGAAACCGGCGCGATCCCCTACGACATCCCAGGTGTTGAGCTCACGCACGTCGGTGAGCTGTGCAGCTTCGACGCGTTTCTGGAGAAGTACAAGTTAGGCGAGAATCCGGCCCTTCAGCAACTAGCCAGCATTGTTCGCGGTGCGGATACCTCGCGGCTCGACCTCACGCCGCAGTCAAGCGGGCTCTACGCCATTTCACTAGGGCTTTCTCATGTCTTCACGAATGACCACGAGATGCTTGCGCAAGGCATGGTGATGTACGACGCATTGTACGCATGGTGTCAAAGCTGTTAG
- a CDS encoding YncE family protein produces the protein MLLGPALCLSGTTAMPSRALPLQHAGDFPLPGGTTRWDYLSLDPARSKLFIAHLGDSEIVVMDIKSKTIVATIANVGHVHGTLAIPELNRVYASATGTDEVVAIDASTFKIVARIPGGKYPDGIAYAPEVGKLYVSDEHGNTETVIDVRTNRRVATIELGGAVGNTQYDPISKHIFVNVQGRQSLAEIDPQTDRVLDRIALPGAEGNHGLLIVPKSRLAFIACEGNDRLLVLDLEAKRIVANLGVGGEPDVLGYDENLGQLYVASESGVLSVFKVTATDVTKVAEGFVGANAHSLAVDPASHEIYLPLKNADHRPAMRVMRP, from the coding sequence ATGTTGCTCGGACCAGCTCTCTGCTTGTCCGGTACGACGGCGATGCCCTCCCGCGCCTTGCCGCTGCAACACGCAGGCGACTTTCCATTGCCAGGTGGGACGACCCGATGGGACTATCTCAGCCTCGATCCGGCCCGTTCCAAGCTATTTATTGCTCATCTCGGTGATAGCGAGATCGTCGTGATGGACATCAAGTCGAAGACCATTGTGGCAACCATAGCCAACGTGGGCCATGTGCACGGAACGCTCGCCATTCCGGAGCTCAATCGCGTGTACGCGTCGGCAACCGGAACCGATGAGGTCGTGGCAATCGATGCATCCACGTTCAAGATCGTGGCCCGCATCCCAGGCGGCAAGTATCCTGACGGGATCGCCTATGCGCCAGAGGTTGGCAAGCTGTATGTCTCTGACGAGCATGGCAACACCGAAACCGTGATCGACGTCCGAACTAACCGGCGTGTGGCTACCATTGAGTTAGGCGGAGCCGTCGGGAACACGCAGTACGACCCCATCTCGAAACACATCTTCGTGAACGTCCAGGGTCGCCAGTCTCTGGCCGAGATTGATCCGCAGACTGACAGAGTCCTCGATCGCATCGCGCTGCCGGGAGCAGAAGGCAACCACGGGTTGCTAATCGTGCCGAAGTCCCGGTTAGCGTTCATCGCCTGCGAGGGAAATGATCGCCTGTTAGTATTGGATTTGGAAGCCAAACGAATCGTCGCAAACCTCGGAGTCGGCGGGGAGCCGGATGTGCTGGGCTATGACGAAAATCTTGGCCAACTGTATGTGGCAAGCGAGTCAGGCGTGCTGTCGGTTTTCAAGGTCACGGCTACAGACGTGACAAAGGTCGCGGAAGGCTTTGTCGGAGCAAATGCGCACAGCCTCGCCGTCGACCCCGCTTCGCATGAGATCTATCTTCCGCTGAAGAATGCAGATCATCGCCCTGCAATGCGGGTCATGAGGCCTTAA
- a CDS encoding DUF1259 domain-containing protein yields the protein MERRAALDTTRLEQITGLKGSFSEAENVFKVSKPRTDVPIKVDGAAMPPFMGLTSWAAFTPAHGRQVMLMGDTVLLEDEVNPAMSVALDAGLEVTALHNHFFFDQPRVYFMHIGGMGDPDQLAAGVKKLYDKIAEIRAANPSVASGFSGAIPHENAISAAPLETVFGKKGQASNGMFKVVIGAKGTMHGVTFGNEMGLNTWAAFAGTDDSAIVDGDFAMREEELQVVLKAMRSGGINIVAIHQHMTNEQPRYMFLHYWGKGKATELAASIKKALDAQAGVHRP from the coding sequence GTGGAGCGACGTGCAGCACTGGATACCACTCGACTCGAGCAGATCACCGGCTTGAAGGGCAGTTTCTCCGAAGCCGAGAACGTCTTCAAGGTTTCCAAACCACGTACCGACGTACCGATCAAAGTGGATGGTGCGGCCATGCCCCCCTTCATGGGGCTAACGTCTTGGGCAGCTTTCACTCCTGCGCACGGACGTCAAGTCATGCTGATGGGAGACACCGTGCTTCTTGAGGACGAAGTGAATCCAGCCATGAGCGTCGCGCTCGATGCCGGATTGGAAGTCACGGCGCTCCACAATCACTTCTTCTTTGATCAACCGCGGGTGTACTTCATGCACATCGGAGGTATGGGCGATCCTGATCAGCTAGCCGCCGGCGTGAAGAAGCTATACGACAAGATAGCCGAAATACGCGCGGCCAACCCTTCCGTTGCGAGCGGCTTCTCAGGTGCGATTCCGCACGAGAATGCAATCAGTGCCGCACCGCTTGAAACCGTCTTCGGCAAGAAGGGACAGGCGAGCAACGGGATGTTCAAAGTCGTCATCGGCGCCAAGGGGACCATGCATGGCGTCACGTTCGGCAATGAGATGGGCCTTAACACGTGGGCGGCGTTCGCCGGGACCGATGACTCCGCCATCGTGGACGGGGACTTTGCGATGCGCGAAGAGGAGCTTCAGGTGGTGCTCAAAGCGATGCGATCAGGTGGAATCAATATCGTTGCCATACACCAGCACATGACCAACGAACAGCCGCGCTATATGTTCCTGCATTATTGGGGCAAGGGTAAAGCGACTGAGCTCGCCGCAAGCATCAAGAAGGCCTTGGACGCACAGGCTGGCGTGCATCGACCTTAG
- a CDS encoding superoxide dismutase — MLYEMKPLGCEPAKLTGLSEKLIFSHYENNYGGAVKRLNAITATLAELDMATAPVFTLNGLKREELIATNSMILHEVYFDSLGDGGSLDGALKTAIERDFGSVERWQAEFTAMGKALGGGSGWVLLTYSPRDGRLVNQWASDHAHTLAGGTPVLALDMYEHSYHMDYGAKAAAYVDAFMQNIHWQRAATRFAAAVRD, encoded by the coding sequence ATGCTCTACGAAATGAAGCCGCTAGGTTGTGAACCTGCGAAGCTGACTGGCCTCTCCGAGAAGCTGATCTTCAGCCACTATGAGAACAATTATGGCGGCGCGGTCAAGCGACTGAATGCCATTACGGCCACGCTCGCAGAGCTGGATATGGCAACCGCTCCCGTGTTCACGCTCAACGGACTGAAGCGCGAAGAACTCATCGCGACGAATTCCATGATTCTGCATGAGGTGTACTTCGACAGCCTGGGTGACGGCGGTTCGCTGGACGGTGCTTTAAAGACGGCGATCGAACGTGATTTCGGCTCGGTCGAACGCTGGCAGGCCGAATTCACCGCGATGGGCAAGGCGCTCGGCGGCGGATCGGGCTGGGTACTGCTTACTTACTCGCCGCGTGACGGGCGGCTGGTCAACCAGTGGGCATCTGACCACGCCCATACGTTGGCTGGGGGTACACCGGTCCTGGCGCTCGATATGTATGAGCACTCCTACCACATGGACTACGGCGCAAAGGCGGCAGCTTATGTGGACGCGTTCATGCAGAACATCCACTGGCAACGGGCGGCCACTCGCTTCGCGGCTGCCGTGCGGGACTAA
- a CDS encoding chromate transporter: MNSPQPPDTTAAGSVHTAPTYTLRQLVMYFLRLGTLGFGGPVALAGYMHRDLVEAKQWITDADYKEGLALAQLAPGPLAAQLAIYLGYVHYRIVGATLVGVAFVLPSFLMVLALGWAYVRFGGLTWMQSVFYGVGAAVIGIIAISAYKLTKKSVGNDKLLWFIYLVLVAVTVITESEVAWLFLAAGVLVWFWRAPPKWLRQGKMNAFAATPLPAASGMMSTLDWPLLSQIGVFFAKAGAFVFGSGLAIVPFLYGGVVTEYHWLNDKQFVDAVAVAMITPGPVVITVGFIGYLVAGLPGACVAAAATFLPCYLFTVLPAPYFKKYGKLPAILAFVDGVTAAAIGAITGAVIVLAKRSIVDIPTALLALVTVALLLKFKKLSEPMIVAGAALIGLVAYPLLHH; this comes from the coding sequence ATGAACTCGCCCCAACCACCCGATACCACTGCAGCCGGTTCGGTACATACCGCGCCCACTTATACGCTACGCCAACTGGTGATGTACTTCCTGCGGCTTGGCACCCTCGGCTTTGGCGGTCCCGTGGCGCTAGCCGGCTACATGCACCGCGACCTCGTCGAGGCAAAGCAGTGGATCACCGATGCCGACTACAAGGAAGGCCTTGCCCTGGCCCAGCTCGCGCCGGGACCGCTTGCCGCTCAACTGGCCATTTACCTGGGATACGTCCACTACCGCATCGTAGGCGCAACGCTCGTCGGCGTGGCCTTTGTACTGCCGTCGTTTCTCATGGTGTTGGCACTCGGGTGGGCATATGTGCGCTTCGGCGGCCTGACCTGGATGCAGTCGGTATTCTATGGCGTAGGCGCAGCAGTGATTGGCATCATCGCAATCAGCGCGTACAAGCTGACCAAAAAGAGCGTCGGCAACGACAAGTTGCTCTGGTTTATCTATCTGGTGCTCGTGGCCGTCACGGTCATTACAGAATCGGAAGTGGCGTGGCTGTTCCTTGCCGCGGGCGTCCTGGTCTGGTTCTGGCGCGCCCCGCCGAAGTGGCTGCGCCAAGGCAAGATGAATGCGTTCGCTGCGACCCCATTGCCGGCGGCAAGCGGCATGATGAGTACGTTGGATTGGCCGCTTCTTTCCCAGATTGGCGTGTTCTTTGCCAAGGCGGGAGCCTTCGTTTTCGGGTCGGGACTTGCCATCGTGCCGTTCCTGTACGGTGGTGTGGTGACGGAGTACCACTGGCTGAACGACAAGCAGTTTGTCGATGCCGTCGCAGTCGCCATGATCACACCCGGCCCGGTGGTCATCACCGTTGGCTTCATTGGCTACCTCGTCGCCGGCCTGCCTGGCGCCTGCGTGGCTGCGGCCGCAACGTTTCTACCGTGCTACCTGTTCACCGTCCTACCCGCCCCATATTTCAAGAAATACGGAAAACTACCTGCGATCCTCGCCTTTGTGGACGGTGTCACCGCGGCGGCCATCGGCGCCATTACTGGCGCGGTGATCGTGTTGGCGAAGCGGTCGATCGTTGATATCCCGACAGCGTTGCTGGCGCTTGTCACCGTCGCATTGCTTCTGAAGTTCAAGAAGCTGTCCGAGCCCATGATCGTTGCCGGGGCGGCCTTGATTGGTCTGGTCGCCTATCCGTTGTTGCATCACTGA
- a CDS encoding Tn3 family transposase: MPRRTVLSNTERESLLSFPDSEDELIRHYTFNETDLALIRQRRGAENRLGFAVQLCYMRYPGIMLPAGEEPPQALLEMVARQLRIAPSHWEDYGRRDKTRREHQAELQAVLQMRAFTMADYRAAVQALVELAQQTDKGIILATALIDSLRQQALLLPGVNVMERICAEAVTRATRRIYQVLTDPLTDHHRHQLDQLLHRRPDGRLTWLAWLRLPPGKASSRQMLQHINRLKMLRAINLPDGIERLVHQNRLLKIAREGAQMTPYDLAKFEQQRRHATLTAIVVEARATVTDEIVDLHDRILGRLFNLAKKKHREQFHLSGKALNDKIHQYSKIGRAILKAKENGGDPFEAIEAVMPWHVFTKSVSEAEQLAQPETFDFLHLVGDYFSTLRRYVPEFLDILKMRAAPAAKDLLAAIETIRTMNANDARKVPADAPTSFIKKRWEPLVQTKNGIDRRFYEMCALSELRNSLRSGDIWVEGSRQFKDFEEYLLPTEKFGALRENRLLPLPVITDCDRFLEERRRLLEMKLATVNRLAAAKKLPDAIITESGLKISPLDASVPMEAQTLIDQTSLMLPRVKITELLMEVDAWTGFTHHFTHLKTDEPASDKTLLLTTILADAINLGLTKMAESCPGTTYAKLAWLQAWHIRDDTYSQSLAELINAQSAHSFAAHWGDGTTSSSDGQRFKAGGRAESTGHVNPKYGSEPGRMIYTHISDQYGPYHTKLVNVGVRDSTYVLDGLLHHESDLRIKEHYTDTNGFTDHVFALMHLLGFRFAPRIRDLAETKLYIPGSPDDYPAVAPMIGGTYRENLIRSHWDEILRLATSIRQGTVTASLMLRKLGSYPRQNGLAVALRELGRIERTLFTLDWLQDLELRRRTHAGLNKGEARNALARSIFFYRLGEIRDRSFEQQRYRASGLNLVTAAIVLWDTVYLERAVQAMESRGMPVDPTLYPYLSPLGWEHINLTGDYVWRMSHKPEAGKFRPLRRLAER, translated from the coding sequence ATGCCACGTCGTACCGTACTCTCCAACACCGAGCGAGAAAGTCTGCTTTCTTTCCCGGACAGTGAGGACGAGCTCATTCGCCACTACACGTTCAATGAAACGGACCTTGCACTAATCCGGCAGCGTCGCGGAGCTGAAAACCGGCTCGGGTTCGCCGTGCAACTCTGCTACATGCGCTATCCCGGCATCATGCTGCCCGCCGGCGAGGAACCACCCCAAGCATTGCTCGAGATGGTAGCTCGCCAGCTACGCATCGCGCCATCGCATTGGGAAGACTACGGAAGGCGCGATAAGACCCGTAGAGAGCATCAGGCAGAACTGCAAGCCGTGCTCCAGATGCGTGCTTTCACAATGGCCGACTATCGCGCAGCAGTGCAGGCACTCGTCGAGCTAGCGCAGCAGACCGACAAGGGAATCATCTTGGCCACAGCACTGATCGATTCCCTGAGGCAGCAGGCGTTGCTGCTCCCCGGCGTCAACGTAATGGAGCGCATCTGTGCGGAAGCCGTGACGCGAGCAACTCGTCGCATATACCAGGTCTTGACCGACCCGCTCACAGATCACCACCGACATCAACTGGATCAACTTCTGCATCGCCGGCCCGATGGGCGCCTAACCTGGCTTGCCTGGCTGCGCTTACCTCCGGGCAAGGCCAGTTCCCGCCAGATGTTGCAGCACATCAATCGCTTGAAGATGCTACGAGCGATCAACCTGCCAGATGGAATCGAACGACTGGTTCACCAGAACCGGCTGCTCAAGATTGCCCGCGAGGGCGCCCAGATGACACCCTATGACCTTGCGAAATTCGAGCAACAACGCCGTCACGCAACGCTGACCGCGATCGTCGTTGAGGCTCGTGCAACGGTGACCGACGAAATCGTCGACCTCCATGACCGTATCCTCGGACGGCTGTTCAATCTGGCAAAGAAGAAGCATCGCGAGCAGTTTCACCTGTCAGGCAAGGCGCTCAACGACAAGATCCACCAGTACTCGAAGATCGGCCGCGCCATCCTGAAGGCCAAAGAAAACGGCGGCGACCCATTCGAGGCGATCGAAGCTGTGATGCCTTGGCACGTTTTCACGAAGAGCGTCTCGGAGGCCGAACAGCTTGCGCAGCCAGAAACCTTCGACTTCCTGCATCTGGTTGGCGACTACTTCTCCACGCTGCGTCGCTATGTACCGGAGTTCCTCGACATATTGAAAATGCGTGCAGCGCCGGCAGCCAAGGACTTACTGGCGGCAATCGAAACGATCCGGACAATGAACGCCAACGACGCCCGTAAGGTCCCGGCCGACGCACCGACCTCCTTTATCAAGAAACGTTGGGAGCCTCTGGTACAGACCAAGAACGGCATCGACCGACGGTTCTATGAAATGTGCGCACTGTCCGAACTGAGGAACAGCCTGCGCTCCGGTGATATCTGGGTTGAAGGATCGCGGCAATTCAAGGACTTCGAGGAATATCTGCTGCCGACCGAAAAGTTCGGTGCGCTTAGGGAGAATCGCTTGCTGCCACTGCCGGTAATTACCGATTGCGACCGTTTCCTGGAAGAGCGGCGCCGGCTACTGGAAATGAAGCTGGCCACCGTTAACCGGCTTGCCGCCGCAAAAAAGCTGCCGGATGCGATCATCACTGAGTCAGGCTTGAAGATCTCGCCGCTTGACGCCTCTGTCCCGATGGAGGCACAGACATTGATCGACCAGACGTCCCTCATGCTGCCACGCGTCAAGATTACCGAACTCCTGATGGAGGTGGATGCATGGACAGGATTCACTCACCATTTCACGCACCTGAAAACCGACGAGCCAGCCTCCGATAAAACGTTGCTGTTGACGACGATTCTTGCCGATGCCATCAATCTCGGACTGACCAAGATGGCAGAATCCTGTCCCGGTACCACGTATGCCAAGCTGGCGTGGCTGCAAGCCTGGCATATCCGGGACGACACATATTCGCAAAGCTTGGCAGAGCTGATCAACGCGCAGTCGGCGCATTCATTTGCCGCGCATTGGGGTGATGGCACGACCTCGTCCTCAGACGGCCAGCGTTTCAAGGCCGGCGGGCGGGCCGAGAGCACCGGCCACGTCAACCCGAAGTATGGCTCGGAGCCCGGCCGGATGATCTACACCCATATCTCGGACCAGTATGGGCCATATCACACCAAGCTGGTGAACGTCGGCGTTCGTGATTCCACCTACGTACTTGACGGCCTGCTTCATCACGAGTCAGATCTGCGAATCAAGGAGCATTACACGGATACCAACGGTTTCACCGATCACGTCTTTGCCCTGATGCACCTGCTCGGGTTCCGATTCGCGCCGCGTATTCGCGATCTCGCGGAAACAAAGCTATATATCCCTGGTAGTCCAGATGACTATCCGGCCGTGGCGCCGATGATTGGCGGCACTTATCGGGAAAACCTGATCCGGTCTCACTGGGACGAGATTCTCCGCCTCGCCACGTCTATCCGGCAGGGCACAGTCACAGCCTCACTGATGCTACGCAAGCTTGGCAGCTATCCGCGGCAGAACGGCTTGGCCGTTGCCCTTCGTGAGCTGGGACGCATCGAGCGGACGTTGTTCACCCTCGACTGGCTTCAGGATCTGGAATTGCGCCGCCGCACTCATGCTGGTTTGAACAAGGGGGAAGCCCGCAATGCGCTTGCGCGATCCATCTTCTTTTACCGTCTCGGCGAAATCCGCGATCGCAGCTTCGAGCAGCAACGGTACCGCGCCAGCGGACTAAACCTGGTGACCGCGGCGATCGTTCTCTGGGACACCGTCTATCTTGAGCGCGCTGTGCAGGCAATGGAGAGCCGCGGCATGCCGGTCGATCCGACGCTGTATCCCTATTTGTCGCCCTTGGGGTGGGAGCACATCAACCTGACCGGCGACTACGTGTGGCGCATGAGCCATAAACCGGAAGCTGGAAAGTTCCGCCCCTTGCGGCGTCTAGCCGAGCGCTAA
- a CDS encoding YHYH domain-containing protein, giving the protein MKRIAIILTAVLACASGSVWAHSGGTDSQGCHMDHKTGIRHCH; this is encoded by the coding sequence TTGAAACGGATTGCCATCATTCTCACCGCCGTTCTGGCTTGCGCATCGGGCAGTGTATGGGCGCACAGCGGCGGAACTGACAGTCAAGGCTGTCATATGGACCACAAGACCGGCATTCGTCACTGCCACTAA
- a CDS encoding regulatory protein ChrI encodes MKGLSIALIVMGYLAVPSAVAAAPHASEGILVDEQGMTLYVFAGKSGPDAKSCEGNCERNFPPALAASDDKPVGMLTLVPGRGGKSQWAYQGKPLYRGLMDKKPGDRSGDGLNEVWHSVPVR; translated from the coding sequence ATGAAAGGACTCTCGATCGCATTGATTGTGATGGGATATCTCGCCGTTCCTTCTGCTGTTGCCGCCGCCCCGCACGCAAGCGAAGGCATTCTGGTCGACGAACAGGGAATGACGTTGTACGTCTTCGCTGGAAAGAGCGGCCCCGATGCCAAATCCTGCGAGGGGAACTGCGAGCGGAATTTTCCACCTGCACTCGCCGCTTCCGACGACAAACCGGTTGGGATGCTCACGCTAGTCCCCGGCCGCGGTGGTAAATCGCAATGGGCTTATCAAGGAAAGCCGTTGTATCGCGGCCTGATGGACAAGAAGCCAGGCGACCGTTCAGGGGATGGTCTGAATGAGGTTTGGCACAGCGTGCCTGTGCGATGA